The DNA region CCCAGATCGGGCAGGCGTTCGGTGCCGGGGCGGCCCCCGTCACCACCCTCTGGTTCTAAACAGGAGACAACCCATGCCTGACACCACAGCGCATCTCGCGCTGCCGTTCATCATGGCCGCGCAGGCCCAGAAGCACGTGACCATGAACGAGGCGCTACGACTGCTCGACGGCATCGTGCAGCTATCCGTTCTCGACCGCGATCTGACCGCGCCGCCGGCAAGTCCGGCCGAAGGCGACCGCTATATCGCAGCCAGTGGCGCGACGGGCGCGTGGGCTGGCTGGGACCGCAGCATCGCCTACTGGATCGACGGCGCCTGGATGCGGATCCTGCCGAGCGCCGGCTGGATGGCCTGGATCGAGGACGAGGCGCAGGCGATCGTCTGGACCGGATCGGCGTGGATCCCGGTTGTGGATGCCATGGGCTTCATCGCGCAGGCAGCCTCGGTCGCCGTGGCGCGGGAGGCAAATGGCGCGACCACCGGCATGGCGGTGCGGGAAGAAACCCTCTCCGGCCTTTCCGGGGCCAGCCGGGACTCGACCATCGTGATCCCCAACCGTGCCATCGTTCTCGGTGTATCCGTGCGGACCGTGACCGCGGTGTTGGGGGCCAGCTCCTTCGACTGCGGCATCAACGGCGAGCCCTCGAAATTCGGCGGTTCGCTCGGTGTGGCCGTGGGCAGCAGCAATATCGGCGTCATCGGGCCGACGGCCTTCTATGCCGACACGCCCGTGCGGCTGACAGCCAATGGCGGCAGCTTCACCGGCGGCGCGGTGCGCATTGCCATCCATTACCTGACCTGCGGCCTGCCGGGTTGAACCCATGGGAGAGAACTTCATGGATACCATCCGCGAATGGTGGGGCGCGATCATGGCGGCGACCGGCCTTGGCATCTGGCTCGTGCGGCTTGAGGGCAGCAGCAAGACCGCCCTGCGCGAGGTGGCGCGGCTGGAAAAGCAGCTCGACGCCGACCGCCAGGCGATTTCCGAGACCCGCAAGGAACAGAACGAGATGCTGCGCGAGATGCGCGCCGACATCAAACGCCTGCTGGAACGCAGCGGACCCGCCCGCGACTGACCGACGCCCAACCCGACCATCCACCCACCCCGCCAGCGCGCGGGGTTTTTGCATTGGAGAACAGCATGCCTGTGGCGAAAGAAACCATCGAACACGTCAAGCGCTGGGAGGGCCTGCGGCTGGAGGCCTATCCCGATCCCGGCAGCAAGGACGGCACCCCCTGGAGCATCGGTTACGGGCACACCTCGGACCGCTTCATGACAGTCCACAAGGGCCTGAAGATCACCGAGGCACAGGCCGAGGCCGCGCTGGAGCACGATCTGGGCGAGGCCGAGGATATCCTGCGCCGGCTGGTCAAGGTGCCGCTCACCGATGGGCAAAGGGCGGCGCTGACCAGCTTCGTCTTCAACATCGGCGAGGGGCAGTTCGCTGGTTCCACCCTGCTCAGAAAGCTGAATGCCGGCGATCATGATGCCGTGCCCGATCAGCTTGCGCGATGGGTCTATAATGACGGCAAGAAGATGACCGGGCTGGTCAACCGCCGCGCGGCCGAGATCGGCCTGTGGTCGAAGGGCAGTTTTGTCTCGTCGCGCACGGTCGAGGCCGCAGTCCCGCCCCTGGTCGAAAAGCTGGTCACGCCGGAAGTGCTGACAGCGGCGGGCGGCGCGCTTGCCGGGCTGACCGGGACGCTGCAGGGCGACGGGCCGGTCTCCTTCGCGCTGGCAGCGCTGATCGTCATGGCCGGGGCCTGGGTGCTGTTCCGGCTGATCAGGCGGGCCTCGTGATGCTGGCCCGCTTCAAGTCCTGGCTGGCCATCGCCGCCGCCGCCATCCTGTTCATCCTCGGCGCGCGGCGCAGCGGCGAGAAGGCCGGGCGCGCCAACGAACGCCTCGAAAATCTGGAAAGGACCAATGATGCGCGTCAAAGGATGCTCGATGCCGCCAGCCGCCGCCCTCATGATCGCGATGCTCTCGCTGAGCGGCTGCGCGACGGAAAGTTCTGACAACGCCCCCTGCCCGCCCGTGGTGGAATACAGCACCGCCGAGCAGACCCGCGCCGCGGCCGAAGTCGAGGCCCTGCCGGAAAGTGCGGTGCTGGTACGAATGATGAGCGATTACGCCGTACTGCGTGATCAGGCACGGGCCTGCAGGTGATAGCCGGGCCGGGCACAGCCCTGCGGGAAGCGCCAAACACCTCGACCACAGCATCATGCCCGGCCCGGTTCACGGCTTCACGGTTTCAAAAAGCGGCAGGGATTCGCTGCGCGGGCATGGTCGCATGAGCAGACCACCTCTGTCGCGCATCAAAACAGGCACAGTTGGGCCCCCTGGACAGTGCCAGACATACCGCAGGTCATCCTACCGCCGAACGTCATAAAGGGCGGAAACCGGACGGCCCGCGTGAAGCGATCGCGCTGGTTGCGTTAGGCACAAGCAGACAGCCGTTGCGACCGCCAGACAGCCGCACAGGGACATGGCCGAGCCGGACATCCGGCCAGCTCGACAACGGCGTGGTGACGGCTGGCGCGGGCACAACCGGATGCCTCGGCTTGCGTTTTCCGCCAAAGCGTGCTTTGTGCACGTCTCTGCCCGGGGCATTGCGGATTAAGGAAAGCGATGCGCCAAGAATGGGCCAAAAAGCCGCCCGGCACCGAATAGATGGAACTGTGGTCTACAGCATTGGGCCCGATGGTATCATCTTGCATGCGTGTGCCGGGCTTTATGCTGTTGCCCAAGGGTATGCAGCGCCGCAGGATACACGCGTGTTCGGAACGCAAGACGCATGATCCAGATGGTCAGCGCCAAGAATGAGGGACGCCCATGACTCAAGACCCGCAGGATCCGCAGGCCGACACATCCGAGGTCGAACCGATTCCCGAACCGGAAGGCGAGACAGAGATCATTCAGACCGATTATGACATCGGTCAGGACAATTTCAGCGGCTCTGTCGCGCTGGAACTGGACATCCACAAGGTCGTGTTCACGGCCTCTGCCGTCGCGATCATGATGTTCACCTTCCTGACGCTTGCCTTTCAGAACGATGTCGAGCCGATCTTCGTGGGCCTGCGCGACTGGCTGACCGGCAATCTCGGCTGGTTCTTCCTGCTGTCTGGCAACATCTTCGTGCTGGTCTGTCTGGGGCTGATCGTGTCGCCCTTGGGCAAGATCCGCCTGGGCGGGCCGGATGCGACGCCCGATTTCGGCTATGTCGGCTGGTTTTCGATGCTGTTCGCAGCCGGGATGGGCATCGGGCTGATGTTCTATGGCGTGTCGGAACCGCTGTCGCATTATTCGGCGGCCTTTGGGGGTGTTTCGGTCGGTGAAGATGGCGCCCGCACGGACTGGGCGCCGCTGGACGGGGCCGAGGGTGACGCGGTCGAGGCACGCCGGCTGGGCATGGCGGCCACGATCTTCCACTGGGGCCTGCACCCTTGGGCGATCTATGCCGTGGTGGCGCTGGCGCTGGCCCTTTTCAGTTACAACAAGGGTTTGCCTCTGACGCTGCGTTCGGCCTTTTACCCGATCTTTGGGGAACGTGTCTGGGGCTGGCCCGGCCATATCATCGACATTCTGGCGGTGCTTGCGACAGTCTTCGGATTGGCAACCTCACTCGGGATCGGCGCACAGCAGGCTGCGGCAGGGCTGAACTTCCTGTTCGGGCTGAGCACGAGCAATTCGATGCTGATCCTGCTGATCATCTTGATCACGCTGGTGGCCATCGTGTCGATCATCCGGGGGCTTGAAGGTGGGGTGAAGGTGTTGTCCGAGGTAAATATGGGCCTCGCGGCGCTGCTGTTGCTGTTCATCATCCTGGCCGGGCCGACACTGGCAATCTTTACCGGGTTTTTTGACAACTTGCTGGCCTATGGCCGGCACCTGCCAGCGCTGTCGATGCCCTTCGGGCGCGACGACACCAATTTTGCAGGAGGCTGGACGGCCTTCTATTGGGCCTGGTGGATCAGCTGGTCGCCTTTCGTGGGCATGTTCATCGCCCGCGTCAGCCGTGGGCGCACCGTGCGAGAATTCCTGATCGCCGTCCTGATCGTGCCGACATTGCTGTCGGTCCTGTGGATGACCGCGATGGGCGGCACCGCCATCGGGCAGGTTGTCAATGACGGCTATACAGCTGTGCAGGATGCTGCGCTGGAACTGAAGCTGTTCCAGATGCTGACGCAACTGCCGTTGACCGCCATTTCGTCCTTCATCGGCATCGTGCTGGTGGTGGTATTCTTCATCACCTCGTCGGACTCGGGTTCGCTGGTGATCGACACCATCGCGGCAGGTGGCAAGACCAATGCGCCGGTCATCCAGCGCGTGTTCTGGGCCAGCTTCGAAGGCGCGGTCGCCATCGCACTGCTGCTGGGCGGGGGCCTTGCGGCCTTGCAGGCCATGGCGGTGTCCACGGGCCTGCCCTTCACCTTCGTGCTGCTGGCGGCCTGCTATGCCGTCGTGCGCGGGCTGATGAACGAGCCGCGCTGATCCGGCCCTTTCCGGCGCTGCACTATCGCGGTGCCGGACAATCGGCGGGCCCGGCTCGGCGGCCTGTCGGGAAAATACCCTTTGAAGCCACGCTCCCGCTCTGATCTTGTCGCGATCATACCGCTGCCGGAGCCTGCCGATGACGACGCCCCAGATCCTTGTCTTTGCGATCCTGGCCACCATGATGGTCCTATTCCTTTGGGGGCAGTTCCGCCATGACATTGTGGCGCTGCTGGCGCTGATGGCCTGCGTCGTGACGGGGCTTGTCCCCGCCGAAGACGCCTTTTCCGGGTTCGGTCACCCGGCAGTGATCACGGTGGCCTGCGTTCTGATCCTGAGCCAAGGCCTGCAGAATACTGGTGCCGTGGACTGGCTGTCGCGCGCGGTCCTGCCCGCCAGGGCGGGGCGGCTGACCAGCATGGCGGCGCTGATGGGACTAGGCGCGCTGCTGTCGGGGTTCATGAATAACGTAGGCGCCATGGCGCTGCTGATGCCGGTTGCGGTGCAGTTGTCTGGCCGGCTGGCCCTGACGCCGGGCCAGGTGCTGATGCCGCTGGCCTTCAGCACCATCCTGGGCGGCATGACGACGCTGATCGGCACGCCGCCCAACCTGATCGTTTCCGGCTTTCGCGCCGAGGCGGGTGGCAGCCCCTTTTCCATGTTCGACTTTGCGCCCGTAGGCGTGGCAGTGGCCGTGGCGGGCGTGGCCTTTGTCGCGCTGGCGGGCTGGCGCCTTGTTCCGGCGCGCAAGGCCGCGGGGGCCGAGGGGTTCGAGACCGGCACCTATCTGACCGAAGTGCGCGTGCCCGAGGGCAGCAAGGCGGTCGGCATGACCCTGCGCCAGTTCGAAAACGAGATCGAGAACAGCGAGACGCAGATCGTGGGCTTGGTGCGCAACGAGGTGCGCATGACCGCCCCCCACGGCGGACGGCGCATCCGCGCGGAGGATATCCTGATCCTCGAGGCAAATGTCGAAACCCTAGCCAAGGCACTGTCGGCCTTGGGCATCAAGCTGGAGGAGCAGGGATCATCCTCGGGCGACCAGAGGCAGGAGGACGAGCCAGAGGCGAAGGTGACGGACACAGAGAGTGGCGAGGATAAACCAGAGCTTCGACGGGACGAGGATATCGTCCTGCGCGAACTGGCCGTGCTGCCCGGATCGAGCATTGTCGGGCGGTCGGCCAGCGATCTGCGGTTGCGCACGCGCTATGGTCTGAACCTTCTGGCGGTCTCGCGCGAGGGGCATCCGCCCCGGGCGCGGCTGCGGACGATCAGCCTGAGATCGGGCGACCTGCTGCTGATGCAGGGCCCAGCCGAGGTGATGGCGGATTTCATCGACGACACCGGCTGCGTGCCGCTGGGGGAACGCCATCTGCGCATCCCCGACACGCGCCTGGCCATCATCGCCGGGGCGATCATGCTGGGGTCGGTGGGGATCGTCACCGCCGGGTTGCTGCCCGCGGCGGCGGCTTTCACGCTGGGGGTCATCGCGTCGATGCTCCTGCGGACCGTGCCGCCGCGGCAGGTCTATACCGCGATCGACTGGCCAGTGATCGTTCTTCTGGGCGCCCTGATGCCGGTGGCGGGGGCGATGGAGGTGACGGGTGCCGCCGATGTGCTGGCGCGGCTGCTGGTGGACACGGTCGCGCAGGGCAATGCCATCGCGGCGCTGGCGGTGGTGCTGGTCACCACGATGTTCCTGTCCGATGTGATGAACAACGCGGCCACTGCCGCCGTGCTGTGCCCGATTGCCATGGGCATCGCGGCCACGCTGGGCGTCAATTCCGACAGCTATCTGATGGCGGTGGCAATCGGCGCATCCTGTGCTTTCCTGACCCCGATCGGGCACCAGAACAACACTCTGATCCTGGGCCCCGGCGGGTTCCGCTTTGGCGACTACTGGCGACTGGGCCTGCCGCTGGAGGTGCTGGTGGTCGCGGTGAGCATCCCGCTCCTACTCATAGTCTGGCCGCTATGAGCGCGTGATCGCGCGTGTAGCCTGCTTGGCTTCGTCAAGCCCCTACGATGGCACGGTCATGACACCGCTTCCCATCAGGACCGTCGCCGGACCTAAGTGGTCTGGAGCCGGCCTGATCACGCCCCGGCCGGCAACGCCAGACTGACTATCGTGATCGAAGGCGCCGTGGAACGGGTGCAAAAATCATCAGTCATGTGGGTCAGGTGACGCCTGCCCTCTGCAGGCACGCCAACAAAGGCCGAGTGCACAATGACGATCCCGACAGAGGCCTCCACGACGCTGATCACAGGCATTCAAACCATCACACCTCTTCCCTGCTCTTTGCCCAACTGTCCGCTTACAGTGGCTCGACAATGAAGGTTGGAGCGGCCGCTCTGGGCCGTTCGTACGTCGACAGGCGGTGTCAGCGCCGCTCGTCATCGTCCCCGAAACCGGATGACATTATCACCGCGCATGAAGGCGACGGCGCCTTCTTCCTCGATTGCCTGGATAGCGGCGTTTCTTGCCTCCTTGTCGGAGGCGAACTGATCGTCCCAAACGTGGCTGGTGCCATCCTGGTCGACGACCTCAAGCATCCAGTTCTGATCCGTTTCAGCACGGTAGATTTCGATGGAGAAAGGATGGCCGTCGATGATGACACGCTGGCTTTTGCCCGACGTGACTATGTTCGGTTCTTCTTCGATCATCTGGTGGACCCCGGCTTGTCGGTATCTGTCCAGTATGCGCCTACCGTCAGCCGGGTCAATCGCCTGCAGCGACGCGGTCTCGCCGCCGTTTCCCCATGCAGCCCGTTTTTGTTGAGTTGGTGTTGAGTCGTCGGGGAACGGCAAAAAGCCCCGCGGTAATGCGGGGCGTAAGGCTTTGTTATCGCGTGTTTTATTGGTTGCGGGGACAGGATTTGAACCTGTGACCTTCAGGTTATGAGCCTGACGAGCTACCGGGCTGCTCTACCCCGCGCCGATTGCATCGCTTTTGCGTTGCTTTTGGTCGTCTTGAGAGATGTCTCGCTTCTTTTCAGGTCTGGCGGTGACCTACTCTCCCACGTCTTGAGACGCAGTACCATTGGCGCGACGGCACTTAACGGCCGAGTTCGGGATGGGATCGGGTGTTTTGCTCGTGCTTTGGCCACCAGACCGGAAAAGGAGCGAGATCGGCGTTATCCCGAAGGATGATTTTGTCCAAGGATGCTTTTGGAGGAAGGCGATACGCCTTGCTTGCCTGGGCAAACAAAGGTCTGTCTTCTTCCGGATCAAATCAAGCCAATCGAGCCATTAGTACCGGTCAACTGAACGCATTGCTGCGCTTACATCTCCGGCCTATCGACGTGGTGGTCTTCCACGGCTCTCAAGGGATACCTTGTTTTGAGGGGGGCTTCACGCTTAGATGCCTTCAGCGTTTATCCTGTCCGTTCATAGCTACCCAGCACTGCCGTTGGCACGACAACTGGTCCACCAGTGGAACGTTCACCCCGGTCCTCTCGTACTAGGGGCAACTCCTCTCAAGTATCCTACACCCACGGCAGATAGGGACCGAACTGTCTCACGACGTTCTAAACCCAGCTCACGTACCTCTTTAAACGGCGAACAGCCGTACCCTTGGGACCTGCTCCAGCCCCAGGATGAGATGAGCCGACATCGAGGTGCCAAACGATGCCGTCGATATGGACTCTTGGGCATCATCAGCCTGTTATCCCCAGCGTACCTTTTATCCGTTGAGCGATGGCCCTTCCACTCGGGACCACCGGATCACTATGGCCGACTTTCGTCTCTGCTCGACTTGTCAGTCTTGCAGTCAGGCTGGCTTCTGCCATTGCACTCAACGAGCGATTTCCGACCGCTCTGAGCCAACCTTCGCGCGCCTCCGTTACTCTTTGGGAGGCGACCGCCCCAGTCAAACTACCCACCACGCAGGGTCCCGGACCCGGATAACGGGCCGCGGTTAGACATCAAGAGTGCGAAGGGTGGTATCTCAAGGATGGCTCCACCGGAACTGGCGTCCCGGTTTCAATGCCTACCACCTATCCTGCACATCGCAATCCTGATGCCAGTGCGAAGCTATAGTAAAGGTGCATGGGGTCTTTCCGTCTAACCGCGGGAAGTCTGCATCTTCACAGACAATTCAATTTCGCTGAGTCCACATTTGAGACAGCGGGGAAGTCGTTACGCCATTCGTGCAGGTCGGAACTTACCCGACAAGGAATTTCGCTACCTTAGGACCGTTATAGTTACGGCCGCCGTTTACCGGGGCTTCAATTCAATGCTTGCACATCTCCTTTTAACCTTCCGGCACCGGGCAGGCGTCAGACCCTATACGTCGCCTTACGGCTTCGCAGAGCCCTGTGTTTTTAGTAAACAGTCGCCACCCCCTGGTTTGTGCCCCCGGCCACCGCTTGCGCGACAACCGGGCCTCCTTCTCGCGAACTTACGGAGGTATTTTGCCGAGTTCCTTAAATGTGGTTCTCTCAAGCGCCTTGGTATTCTCTACCAGTCCACCTGTGTCGGTTTAGGGTACGGTCTTGTGGAGGGCTATTTCCAGGAACCGCTCAGCAGCCCCTCCAATCCGATAAGGAGGAACTACACCTGCGATCCGTCACCATCTCCTGGCCCAGGAATATTAACCTGGTTCCCATCGACTACGCCTTTCGGCCTCGCCTTAGGGGCCGGCTTACCCTGCTCAGATTAGCTTTAAGCAGGAACCCTTGGACTTTCGGCGACAGGGTCTCTCACCCTGTTTGTCGCTACTCATGTCAACATTCTCGCTTCTGATCACTCCACCGGATGCCTTACAGCCCGGCTTCACAGTCAGAACATTGCCTCCGCTATCCCGAAGAATAGAAGAGGCAGCGTTCTATATCACAGAACGCTCCGCTACCGCGTGCATAAATGCACACCCAAAGCTTCGGCTCGTGGCTTGAGCCCCGTTACATCTTCGCCGCAAGACCTCTTGATTAGACCAGTGAGCTGTTACGCTATCTTTAAAGGATGGCTGCTTCTAAGCCAACCTCCTGGTTGTTTTGGAAGTCTCACATGCTTTCCCACTTAGCCACGAATTGGGGGCCTTAGCTGTTGGTCAGGGTTGTTTCCCTCTCCACGACGGACGTTAGCACCCGCCGTGTGTCTCCCGGATAGTCCTTCCTGGTATTCGGAGTTTGCTTAGACTCAGTAAGGCTGTGGGCCCCCATCATCCATGCAGTGCTCTACCCCCAGGAGGATACGTCCGAGGCGCTACCTAAATAGCTTTCGCGGAGAACCAGCTATCTCCAGATTTGATTGGCCTTTCACCCCTAGGCACAAGTCATCCCGACCTTTTTCAACAGGTGTGGGTTCGGACCTCCAGTTGGTGTTACCCAACCTTCATCCTGCTCATGCCTAGATCATCTGGTTTCGGGTCTGATCCGTCTAACTCATTCGCCCATTTAAGACTCGCTTTCGCTGCGCCTACACCTAACGGCTTAAGCTTGCTAGACAGACCAAGTCGTTGACCCATTATACAAAAGGTACGCCGTCACCCCGCAAGGGGGCTCCGACTGCTTGTAGGCGTCCGGTTTCAGAAACTGTTTCACTCCCCTCGTCGGGGTGCTTTTCACCTTTCCCTCACGGTACTGGTTCGCTATCGGTCAGTAAGGAGTACTTAGCCTTCGAGGGTGGTCCCCCGATCTTCAGACAGGATTTCACGTGTCCCGCCCTACTTAATACGTCCGATCAAACTTCCCATACGGGGCTGTCACCCGCTATGGCTGTGCTTTCCAGCACATTCTGGTCATTCTCACGGCTCGGCTGGTCCCCGTTCGCTCGCCGCTACTGGGGGAGTATCTGTTGATTTCCTTTCCTCCGGGTACTTAGATGTTTCAGTTCCCCGGGTTCGCTTCTTAAACCCTATGTATTCAGGTAAAAGATACCTGGTTATGCCCGTTGTTGACTGCCCGAAGGCAACAACAACAAACATTCAGGTGGGTTTCCCCATTCGGAAATTCCTGGATCAAAGCTTATTCTCAGCTCCCCAGGACTTATCGCAGAGTATCACGTCCTTCATCGCCTCTTACTGCCAAGGCATCCACCAAACGCCCTTATCGCGCTTGATTTGATCCGGAAGAAGAAAGACCCGCGATCCCGAAGGATCATGGTCGATCAGCCGGCGTCCTTTTGTGCGCGCCGGCATATCTTCCGATCAAAAGCATGTACGTTTCCCGCCTTTTCCTTGCGGAAAAGACTTTCCGCGCGATTGCCATGCAGCAACCACGCATCTTGGTTAGTGTACTTGACTTGGACAACGTCATTGTTGCGGTCCGATCCGGATGGATCGTACTGGCACCGCACCCCCACTCGGGCACGGCCAATAACGCCGATTATCTCTCTGAACGATGTAAATGCATGGCCTCGCCATGCGCGCGTCCGACAGGACGGGAAAGCGACGCTTCGCTTTCCGATCATGTCGGAAATGGTGGAGCCTAACGGATTCGAACCGATGACATCCTGCTTGCAAAGCAGGCGCTCTACCAACTGAGCTAAGGCCCCGATAAGGCGCCAGGATAGGTGATGGTGGGTCGAGGAGGACTTGAACCTCCGACCTCACGCTTATCAGGCGTGCGCTCTAACCACCTGAGCTACCGACCCATACACAGACCGGACACCCCTGTGACCGGTGGGCCTGGCTCTTGGATTGAAGGGATATGAGGACGGTCCGACCGTCGATATGAGCATCTGACTGATGCTCTGCTAAGTCGCTTCACGAGAAAGGCAAGCCGATCTGCTAGAAGCTTCCTTAGAAAGGAGGTGATCCAGCCGCAGGTTCCCCTACGGCTACCTTGTTACGACTTCACCCCAGTCGCTGATCCTACCGTGGTCCGCTGCCCCCATTGCTGGTTAGCGCACGGCCGTCGGGTAGAACCAACTCCCATGGTGTGACGGGCGGTGTGTACAAGGCCCGGGAACGTATTCACCGCGGCATGCTGTTCCGCGATTACTAGCGATTCCAACTTCATGGGGTCGAGTTGCAGACCCCAATCCGAACTGAGATGGCTTTTGGGGATTAACCCACTGTCACCACCATTGTAGCACGTGTGTAGCCCAACCCGTAAGGGCCATGAGGACTTGACGTCATCCACACCTTCCTCCGACTTATCATCGGCAGTTCTTCCAGAGTGCCCAACCAAATGATGGCAACTGGAAGTGTGGGTTGCGCTCGTTGCCGGACTTAACCGAACATCTCACGACACGAGCTGACGACAGCCATGCAGCACCTGTCCACAGGTCTCTTACGAGAAGACCGAATCTCTCCGGCTGTCCTGCGATGTCAAGGGTTGGTAAGGTTCTGCGCGTTGCTTCGAATTAAACCACATGCTCCACCGCTTGTGCGGGCCCCCGTCAATTCCTTTGAGTTTTAATCTTGCGACCGTACTCCCCAGGCGGAATGCTTAATCCGTTAGGTGTGTCACCGAACAGCATGCTGCCCGACGACTGGCATTCATCGTTTACGGCGTGGACTACCAGGGTATCTAATCCTGTTTGCTCCCCACGCTTTCGCACCTCAGCGTCAGTATCGAGCCAGTGAGCCGCCTTCGCCACTGGTGTTCCTCCGAATATCTACGAATTTCACCTCTACACTCGGAATTCCACTCACCTCTCTCGAACTCCAGACCAATAGTTTTGAAGGCAGTTCCGAGGTTGAGCCCCGGGATTTCACCCCCAACTTTCTGGTCCGCCTACGTGCGCTTTACGCCCAGTAATTCCGAACAACGCTAGCCCCCTC from Paracoccus aminovorans includes:
- a CDS encoding DUF2793 domain-containing protein, which encodes MPDTTAHLALPFIMAAQAQKHVTMNEALRLLDGIVQLSVLDRDLTAPPASPAEGDRYIAASGATGAWAGWDRSIAYWIDGAWMRILPSAGWMAWIEDEAQAIVWTGSAWIPVVDAMGFIAQAASVAVAREANGATTGMAVREETLSGLSGASRDSTIVIPNRAIVLGVSVRTVTAVLGASSFDCGINGEPSKFGGSLGVAVGSSNIGVIGPTAFYADTPVRLTANGGSFTGGAVRIAIHYLTCGLPG
- a CDS encoding lysozyme; protein product: MPVAKETIEHVKRWEGLRLEAYPDPGSKDGTPWSIGYGHTSDRFMTVHKGLKITEAQAEAALEHDLGEAEDILRRLVKVPLTDGQRAALTSFVFNIGEGQFAGSTLLRKLNAGDHDAVPDQLARWVYNDGKKMTGLVNRRAAEIGLWSKGSFVSSRTVEAAVPPLVEKLVTPEVLTAAGGALAGLTGTLQGDGPVSFALAALIVMAGAWVLFRLIRRAS
- a CDS encoding BCCT family transporter — encoded protein: MTQDPQDPQADTSEVEPIPEPEGETEIIQTDYDIGQDNFSGSVALELDIHKVVFTASAVAIMMFTFLTLAFQNDVEPIFVGLRDWLTGNLGWFFLLSGNIFVLVCLGLIVSPLGKIRLGGPDATPDFGYVGWFSMLFAAGMGIGLMFYGVSEPLSHYSAAFGGVSVGEDGARTDWAPLDGAEGDAVEARRLGMAATIFHWGLHPWAIYAVVALALALFSYNKGLPLTLRSAFYPIFGERVWGWPGHIIDILAVLATVFGLATSLGIGAQQAAAGLNFLFGLSTSNSMLILLIILITLVAIVSIIRGLEGGVKVLSEVNMGLAALLLLFIILAGPTLAIFTGFFDNLLAYGRHLPALSMPFGRDDTNFAGGWTAFYWAWWISWSPFVGMFIARVSRGRTVREFLIAVLIVPTLLSVLWMTAMGGTAIGQVVNDGYTAVQDAALELKLFQMLTQLPLTAISSFIGIVLVVVFFITSSDSGSLVIDTIAAGGKTNAPVIQRVFWASFEGAVAIALLLGGGLAALQAMAVSTGLPFTFVLLAACYAVVRGLMNEPR
- a CDS encoding SLC13 family permease; translation: MTTPQILVFAILATMMVLFLWGQFRHDIVALLALMACVVTGLVPAEDAFSGFGHPAVITVACVLILSQGLQNTGAVDWLSRAVLPARAGRLTSMAALMGLGALLSGFMNNVGAMALLMPVAVQLSGRLALTPGQVLMPLAFSTILGGMTTLIGTPPNLIVSGFRAEAGGSPFSMFDFAPVGVAVAVAGVAFVALAGWRLVPARKAAGAEGFETGTYLTEVRVPEGSKAVGMTLRQFENEIENSETQIVGLVRNEVRMTAPHGGRRIRAEDILILEANVETLAKALSALGIKLEEQGSSSGDQRQEDEPEAKVTDTESGEDKPELRRDEDIVLRELAVLPGSSIVGRSASDLRLRTRYGLNLLAVSREGHPPRARLRTISLRSGDLLLMQGPAEVMADFIDDTGCVPLGERHLRIPDTRLAIIAGAIMLGSVGIVTAGLLPAAAAFTLGVIASMLLRTVPPRQVYTAIDWPVIVLLGALMPVAGAMEVTGAADVLARLLVDTVAQGNAIAALAVVLVTTMFLSDVMNNAATAAVLCPIAMGIAATLGVNSDSYLMAVAIGASCAFLTPIGHQNNTLILGPGGFRFGDYWRLGLPLEVLVVAVSIPLLLIVWPL